A segment of the Cohnella algarum genome:
CGCATCCATTCCGCGAGCCCTTCGGGCGCGACGGTCGCGCTTTCGCGGGAGGCGAAGGCGGAGGCGATTTGCTCGACGAACGGCTCCAGCGCCTCGCGCGTTTCCGGATCGGCCGCTGCCATCGCGTCTTCCGCCACGATCAGCCGGCCGAAAGCCGCGCCTTCGTCTCCGGCCGGGCCGAGCAGCGGCTCGCCGGCGCGCTTCAGCAGCTTCGCGGAGCCGGCCATCCAGCCCACCGTGTCGAACGTGACCGACAGCGGAATGACCCCCTCGATCGCCACCCGGCCGTGCGTCGGCCGGAAACCGTAAATCCCGCAGTAGGACGACGGGATCCGCACGGAGCCGCCGGTGTCGGTGCCGATGGCGAAATCGGCCAAACCCGCCGCGACGACGACGGCCGACCCGCTGGAGGAGCCGCCCGGGATGCGGTCCGGCGCCTTCGGGTTGACCGGCGTGCCGTAATGGAAATTTTCCCCGTTCAGGCTGAACATCAGCTCGTCCGTATGCGTCATCCCGTCCAGCCGGGCGCCGCTTGCGAGCAAAAGCTCGATCGCCGCGGCATGACGGTCCGCGGCCTCGTGCGTGCGTTCCCAGTCCGGGTTGCCCGCTCCTGACACATGGCCTTTGACCGCGAACACGTCCTTGGCCGCGAACGTCAGCCCGCTCAGCATTCCTTCGGACAAAGGCTCGAGCGTCAGATCGCGCCGGCTGTAGGCTCCCCAACGATCGCTCATCGCGTTTTCATTCCTTTCCGCACAAAATGCGCAGGTCTTCCTCGTCCAGGCTTGCCGGAACGCCCCTCTTGATCAGCGCGGAAAAGTCCTCGTCCGGGATCATCGTCGTGAACACGTACAGGCGGCTGTCGCCGGTGTTTTCCACCTGGTGGTTGAAGCCCGGGGGCACGACGAGATGGGCGCCCGCCGAAATCGGAATTTCCCGGTCGCCGACGATGGCGATGCCGGTTCCGTGCAGCACGTAGAAGTGCTCGAACGCCGCCTTGTGCGTGTTCGGAGGCGTTTTGCCGCCCACGTCGAAAATTTCGACGCAGTTCATGAACGGATAAAAATCCCCGTCGCTGAGCAAAACGAATTTGTTCGTGTCTTTCGGAGAAATTTTGTATACCGGCAAGCTGTCCGCTTTCCCTGCCAACGGTTGACGAATATCCATGGCGCCTCTCCCTTTCCAGTCGATCTGATTTTTAAAACGGAAACTGCGATCCCCAACAAGCCAGTTGCGAAAAACGGGATTTCAGCCCGCGATGCGAAGCCGCGCGAACGCCGCCGCCGTTTCGGCCGCCGCCTTCGCCGCTTCGACGATCAGGGCGCGGTTGGCCGCCGCGGAGCGCCCTTGCGTATGCGCCTCGATCGCCCGGATCAAATACGGCGTCACGCCCTTGCCTCCGCTTCGGCCCTCGGAGCCGGCCAGCGCGGCCTCGATGACCGCCTCCATCTCGTCTCCGTCGAACGCGTCGCTCTCCGGGATCGGCACGCCGAGCACGATGCCGGTGTTAAGGCCGAGCCGCCAGTGCGCGCTGGCCATCGCGGCGGCTTCTTCCCCGGACCGCACCTGAAGCGCCGAAAACGCCGATTCGCGGACGAAATAGCCCGGGAACCGGTCGCTGCCGTACGACCAGACCGGCACGCCGAGCGTCTCCAGCGCTTCCAGGCTTTTGCCGACGTCCAGAAACGTCTTGATGCCGCCGCATACCATCATGACGGGCAGGCTCCCCATCGCCGTCAGGTCTCCGGAGATGTCCCACGTCTCGGCGACGTCGCGGTGGACGCCGCCGAGGCCGCCGGCGAGCGCGACCGGAATGCCGGCGCGGGCGGCAATCCACGCCGTCGTCGCCGCCGTCGTCCCGCCGCTGAGCCGCCTGACGGCGGCCGCGCCCAGATCGGCCGTCGTCAGCTTGACGCGCCCTTCCGCCTGCGCCAGCCGCTCGAGCTCCTCCCGCTCGAGGCCGATGCGGATCTCGCCGTCCATCATCGCCACGACGGCCGGTTCGGCCCCGCGCTCGCGGATTGTCCGCTCGATGTCGAGCACGAGCTCCAGCGATCTCGGATACGATAGGCCGTGGGTCAGCAGCGTCGACTCGACCGCGACGACCGCCTCTCCCCGGTCCAGGGCATCCCGTACGCGCAGTGAAAATTCCATCGCCAGCCCCCCTTTTTTCACGTTACAAATTCAGCTTGAATTCGAAATCTTCGATGACGGTCGTCCCGGCGCAAACGAACCGGCTAATATCCGACGGCCCGCAGCGGTGAACGACCGACGAAACGAGATCGTGCGTATATACGAACGGATCGCGGCTCGTATCGAGCACGAGAAACGTCGCGTCCTTGCCCGGCTCGAGCGATCCCATCGCGCGGTCCAGCTTGAGCGCCTGCGCTCCCGAAAACGTGGCCGACCGCAGCAAGTAGCTCGAATCGATCGAACGCGGCTCCTTCGTCGCCCCGCGCGTCACCCGGCTTGCCGTGTCCATTTCCCGGAACAGGTCGGGGCTGGAAAACATCATGTTGTCCGAGCCGATCGAAATCGGAATGCCCCGCGCGAAAAACTCGTGCAGCGGCGGAATGCCGTCCCCGAGAATCAGATTCGTCCGCGGGCAGCAGGCGATCCGCTGGCTGCGGGCCTTCAGCTCGACGAGGTCGGATTCGGTGGCATGGGTGAGATGCACCATCAGGTCCGGCTCGAACGCGAACGCCCGCTTCACTTCCGTTTCGCCGAACGTTTGAAGCGAGTTCTCGTGATCGCGCGGAGATTCGCTCAGGTGAATGGCAAACACCTTGTCGCCGACGATTTCCCGGATCTGATGGTAGACTTCGAGGCCGAAGGCGTTGATGCTGGAAATGCCGAACCCGTCGGCCTCCTCCGCCACCGCTTCAAGCTCCTTGCGCGTCAGCTCGAAGCCCGCCTTGTAATCGGCCATCGGCCGCCCGAGAATGACGGGCCGGATCGGCAGCCCCCGGCTCGCCTTGCGCAGCGCCCGGATGCCGTCCAGTCCGCCCTCGCGGAAATCCCCGAACGCGGCGACGCCGGATTTCAGCATCTCCTTGAGCCCTTGCCGGATCGTCTCGATCAGGCGCTCCTCGGACAGCTGCTGCAGGTAGCGGTGCTTGAGGCCGTTCGGCGGCAGCACCGCGTCCTCCACGAGCATCCCGGTTCCGAGCTCCTTGGCGCCCGT
Coding sequences within it:
- a CDS encoding amidohydrolase family protein, with translation MEVYVNGTVAAGPELELIENATLIVENGKIAAIERQPREHGIDLKGGLVIPAFVDAHTHIADTGAKELGTGMLVEDAVLPPNGLKHRYLQQLSEERLIETIRQGLKEMLKSGVAAFGDFREGGLDGIRALRKASRGLPIRPVILGRPMADYKAGFELTRKELEAVAEEADGFGISSINAFGLEVYHQIREIVGDKVFAIHLSESPRDHENSLQTFGETEVKRAFAFEPDLMVHLTHATESDLVELKARSQRIACCPRTNLILGDGIPPLHEFFARGIPISIGSDNMMFSSPDLFREMDTASRVTRGATKEPRSIDSSYLLRSATFSGAQALKLDRAMGSLEPGKDATFLVLDTSRDPFVYTHDLVSSVVHRCGPSDISRFVCAGTTVIEDFEFKLNL
- a CDS encoding cupin domain-containing protein; the protein is MDIRQPLAGKADSLPVYKISPKDTNKFVLLSDGDFYPFMNCVEIFDVGGKTPPNTHKAAFEHFYVLHGTGIAIVGDREIPISAGAHLVVPPGFNHQVENTGDSRLYVFTTMIPDEDFSALIKRGVPASLDEEDLRILCGKE
- a CDS encoding pseudouridine-5'-phosphate glycosidase, with amino-acid sequence MEFSLRVRDALDRGEAVVAVESTLLTHGLSYPRSLELVLDIERTIRERGAEPAVVAMMDGEIRIGLEREELERLAQAEGRVKLTTADLGAAAVRRLSGGTTAATTAWIAARAGIPVALAGGLGGVHRDVAETWDISGDLTAMGSLPVMMVCGGIKTFLDVGKSLEALETLGVPVWSYGSDRFPGYFVRESAFSALQVRSGEEAAAMASAHWRLGLNTGIVLGVPIPESDAFDGDEMEAVIEAALAGSEGRSGGKGVTPYLIRAIEAHTQGRSAAANRALIVEAAKAAAETAAAFARLRIAG
- a CDS encoding amidase, with the translated sequence MSDRWGAYSRRDLTLEPLSEGMLSGLTFAAKDVFAVKGHVSGAGNPDWERTHEAADRHAAAIELLLASGARLDGMTHTDELMFSLNGENFHYGTPVNPKAPDRIPGGSSSGSAVVVAAGLADFAIGTDTGGSVRIPSSYCGIYGFRPTHGRVAIEGVIPLSVTFDTVGWMAGSAKLLKRAGEPLLGPAGDEGAAFGRLIVAEDAMAAADPETREALEPFVEQIASAFASRESATVAPEGLAEWMRMFRVVQGLDIWREHGEWIERTNPRFGPGIAERFAWTSTLDPEAGRAERRAVSDIRKRLGGFLGEDGVLVIPTAPGPALLRNMQGDRLEERRSRTMQLSCIAGIGGLPQITLPWAEVGGCPVGLSLVAGPGQDRKLLNWAADWEERLGPGRTAT